A portion of the Candidatus Baltobacteraceae bacterium genome contains these proteins:
- a CDS encoding alkaline phosphatase family protein: MRRIWWIAGVALVLVIAAAAFLYFRSGHTRLTELPPLPIAKAGHMPVRPAHVIVIVEENKAYEDIVGDTKDAPYLNELIARGALFTRSYGVAHPSQPNYFALFAGRVNSNGDACAVAGIPTDAPNLGAELRRAGKSFTGYAEGLPEPGYSGCSAGSYARKHAPWTHFSSVPASESQPFSRFPPYANLPTVAFLIPNELDDMHSASIARADAWLRRNVAPLVAWAELHNTLVIVTWDESSKPLTNHIPTLFIGPMVRPGRYDVVISHYHVLRTIESFFGLPPLGSSAGATPIAGIWR, translated from the coding sequence ATGCGGAGGATCTGGTGGATCGCCGGTGTGGCGCTCGTGCTCGTTATCGCGGCGGCGGCCTTCTTGTATTTTCGGTCGGGACACACGCGGCTAACCGAGCTTCCGCCGCTGCCCATCGCTAAGGCCGGGCACATGCCGGTGCGGCCGGCACACGTGATCGTGATCGTCGAAGAGAACAAGGCGTACGAAGATATCGTCGGCGACACGAAGGATGCGCCCTACCTCAACGAACTGATCGCGCGAGGCGCCCTGTTCACGCGTTCGTACGGCGTCGCGCATCCGAGCCAGCCGAACTATTTCGCGCTCTTTGCCGGCCGCGTCAACTCCAACGGCGACGCTTGCGCGGTCGCCGGAATTCCGACGGACGCCCCGAATCTCGGAGCCGAACTTCGACGTGCCGGGAAGAGCTTCACCGGCTACGCCGAGGGCCTCCCGGAGCCGGGTTATTCCGGATGCAGCGCCGGCTCGTACGCGCGCAAACACGCTCCGTGGACGCACTTTTCCTCCGTGCCCGCTTCAGAAAGCCAACCGTTTTCGCGTTTTCCTCCGTACGCGAACTTGCCGACGGTCGCGTTTCTCATTCCCAACGAACTCGACGACATGCATAGCGCGAGCATCGCGCGCGCGGACGCATGGCTGCGCCGTAACGTGGCTCCGCTCGTCGCGTGGGCAGAGCTTCACAACACGCTGGTGATCGTTACCTGGGACGAAAGCAGCAAGCCGCTTACGAACCATATTCCAACGCTCTTCATCGGGCCGATGGTGCGGCCGGGCCGTTACGACGTCGTGATTTCACACTACCACGTGTTGCGCACGATCGAATCGTTCTTTGGCCTGCCGCCCCTGGGTTCGTCCGCCGGTGCCACGCCGATTGCGGGGATTTGGCGCTAG
- a CDS encoding GNAT family N-acetyltransferase, which produces MGAGVQRLAPAHERAALAFLAESPYEHVFLTWLIERDRSSATRAGLHVYLDAARVRGVAFFGRQVVLAGDETITDAFASVASAFRFERMIVGPRRLVERYWSQVRGWHTPARMVRESQPLLALEPHDLRGDARGVAVRRAREDEWAVVTENSAMMIEHELGYDPRAYSVDFGANVRQMIARGLWWLGEFEGRICFFCNAGPYSAQTLQLQGIWTPPHSRGRGLATGALHGICAALLADYPTLSLYVNGFNAPALALYERVGFTRAGEFATILF; this is translated from the coding sequence GTGGGCGCTGGCGTGCAGCGCCTCGCACCCGCGCACGAGCGCGCCGCTTTGGCCTTTCTCGCGGAGTCGCCCTACGAACACGTTTTCCTCACGTGGCTGATCGAGCGCGATCGTTCGAGCGCAACGCGCGCGGGTCTTCACGTGTATCTAGATGCCGCGCGCGTGCGCGGCGTTGCGTTCTTCGGCCGTCAGGTAGTGCTCGCCGGCGACGAAACGATCACCGACGCTTTTGCGAGCGTCGCATCGGCATTTCGCTTCGAGCGCATGATCGTCGGGCCGAGGCGGCTCGTCGAACGGTACTGGTCGCAGGTACGCGGCTGGCACACTCCGGCACGAATGGTGCGCGAAAGTCAACCGCTGCTCGCGCTCGAACCGCACGATTTACGCGGCGACGCACGCGGCGTGGCCGTGCGCCGGGCACGCGAGGACGAGTGGGCTGTGGTGACCGAGAATTCGGCGATGATGATCGAGCACGAACTCGGCTACGATCCACGCGCGTACTCCGTCGATTTCGGCGCAAACGTGCGGCAGATGATCGCGCGCGGCTTGTGGTGGCTCGGCGAATTCGAAGGCCGGATCTGCTTTTTCTGCAACGCCGGACCGTACAGCGCGCAAACGCTGCAGCTGCAGGGCATCTGGACGCCGCCGCATTCGCGCGGTCGCGGGCTCGCCACCGGGGCGCTGCACGGAATATGCGCGGCGCTGCTGGCCGACTATCCCACGCTCTCGCTCTACGTCAACGGTTTCAACGCGCCCGCGCTCGCGCTCTACGAGCGCGTCGGCTTTACGCGTGCCGGGGAATTCGCAACGATCCTGTTTTAG
- a CDS encoding helix-turn-helix transcriptional regulator: MANDELAAFEGNISSDGRGRAGIEGLLTGLGANYWICGIFDIRRRLVRRSSSGPLPRNLVFELLYSVEAEHEVTLPRGPLRVGGRAFSAVHPLASGGLIKVVVLYDATWASQGLAIGEKLRGVLRAYEFMRSPEVGETVKPAQVVRARRSAQLGIFTLDRDLRVLGAWLCPDPALAEMCAIIAPRSSALPDFLEVALREATAHWNWDDPAGTPTQVVVPMPNIVVRAIPMRESPAVGLVALVELLHVRYALASAQRDFHLSDREVQVLQLLFEGYRAIEIAGRLCLAESTVQDHIKHAISKTGSVNRVEMTARLLGWLRKEHETA, encoded by the coding sequence ATGGCCAACGACGAACTCGCTGCGTTCGAAGGAAATATTTCGTCCGACGGACGAGGCCGAGCCGGGATCGAAGGGCTTTTGACCGGGCTCGGCGCCAACTACTGGATTTGCGGAATTTTCGATATCCGCCGCCGCCTCGTGCGCCGTTCATCCAGCGGACCGCTGCCGCGCAATCTCGTTTTCGAATTACTCTATAGCGTCGAAGCCGAACATGAGGTAACGCTGCCTCGCGGTCCGCTGCGCGTGGGCGGCCGCGCGTTCTCGGCGGTACACCCGCTCGCGTCGGGCGGCCTCATCAAAGTTGTGGTGCTCTACGACGCGACCTGGGCTTCGCAGGGACTGGCCATCGGCGAGAAACTTCGCGGCGTGCTGCGCGCGTACGAATTTATGCGTTCGCCCGAAGTCGGAGAAACGGTTAAGCCGGCGCAGGTGGTACGCGCGCGCCGCTCCGCTCAACTCGGTATCTTCACGCTCGATCGGGACCTGCGCGTACTCGGCGCATGGCTCTGCCCCGATCCGGCCTTAGCCGAGATGTGCGCGATCATCGCGCCGAGATCGTCGGCGTTACCGGACTTTCTCGAGGTCGCTCTACGCGAGGCGACGGCGCATTGGAATTGGGACGATCCGGCCGGTACGCCGACGCAGGTGGTCGTTCCGATGCCCAATATCGTCGTGCGCGCCATACCCATGCGCGAGAGTCCAGCCGTCGGACTCGTGGCCCTCGTCGAGCTTTTGCACGTGCGTTATGCGCTCGCATCAGCGCAGCGCGATTTTCATCTTTCAGATCGCGAAGTGCAGGTGTTGCAACTGCTCTTCGAAGGGTATCGCGCCATTGAGATTGCCGGGCGTTTGTGTTTGGCGGAATCGACCGTGCAGGATCACATCAAACATGCTATCAGCAAGACCGGCTCGGTGAATCGCGTCGAAATGACCGCTAGACTCCTGGGCTGGTTACGCAAAGAACACGAAACCGCATAA
- a CDS encoding response regulator transcription factor: MFATPVKEKLTVLVIERQALLAKAICQLIAEDDDLLVAGSADKVDPQAIAALAPRLIILDADDSISNLTALVADCKRAVPSAHVCVFSEFLNSDVLLRALSAGADAYIMKDISPAEMLGSIKTVAQGNFYADPRLSGVVLRQRAQRRERDIAELSPRETEVVRLIAQGLSNKEISQRLLLSDKTIKNHVSSIFSKLHMTARTQVAIHAIRSGFA; this comes from the coding sequence ATGTTTGCTACACCCGTAAAAGAAAAATTGACCGTCTTAGTCATCGAACGCCAAGCGCTGCTTGCGAAGGCGATCTGTCAGCTCATCGCGGAGGACGACGACCTCCTTGTAGCCGGATCCGCCGACAAAGTCGATCCCCAAGCGATCGCCGCGCTGGCCCCACGCCTCATCATCTTGGATGCCGATGATTCCATCAGCAATCTCACGGCGCTAGTCGCCGATTGCAAGCGCGCGGTTCCGAGCGCGCACGTCTGCGTCTTCTCCGAGTTCCTCAACTCCGACGTCCTGCTGCGGGCGCTTTCCGCCGGGGCCGACGCCTACATCATGAAAGATATCTCGCCCGCGGAAATGCTCGGGTCGATCAAAACCGTCGCACAGGGCAACTTCTATGCGGATCCGCGCCTCTCGGGCGTGGTACTCCGCCAACGCGCTCAGCGGCGGGAACGCGACATCGCCGAGCTCTCCCCCCGGGAGACCGAAGTGGTCCGCCTGATCGCCCAGGGGCTTTCGAACAAGGAGATCAGCCAGCGGCTTCTCCTTTCGGATAAAACGATCAAAAATCACGTGTCGAGCATCTTTTCGAAGTTGCACATGACGGCTCGAACGCAGGTGGCAATTCACGCGATCCGTAGTGGTTTCGCCTAA
- a CDS encoding NADP-dependent oxidoreductase — translation MKATQIVLARRPAGEPAAEDFRFEETELSALREGNVLLQTLLLSLDPYMRGRMNAGKSYAPPVEIGAVMPGSTVATVVESRDPAFSAGDIVAAESGWTTHAIEHGRDLRKLDPKAAPVSYALGVLGMPGLTAYCALLDIGAPRPGETVVVSAASGAVGSVAGQIAKIKGCRVVGVAGSDEKCAYVIETLGFDACINRRSEELHAALGRACPDGIDVYFDNTAGAILEAVLRRINLHARIALVGLIEHYNATAAPKGPNLSPLLVARAKIEGFLVGDHAAHHDAFARDVGGWLREGRIHYKEDTVEGLENAPRALAGMLRGENFGKLLVRVSG, via the coding sequence ATGAAAGCCACACAGATCGTTCTCGCTCGCCGGCCCGCGGGCGAACCGGCGGCCGAAGACTTCCGATTCGAAGAAACGGAGTTGTCTGCGCTGCGTGAGGGCAACGTGCTGCTGCAGACGCTGCTGCTCTCGCTCGACCCGTACATGCGCGGACGCATGAACGCTGGGAAATCGTACGCCCCACCGGTCGAAATCGGCGCCGTCATGCCCGGCAGTACGGTCGCGACCGTTGTGGAGTCGCGCGATCCCGCGTTTTCGGCCGGCGATATCGTGGCCGCGGAGAGCGGCTGGACCACCCATGCGATCGAGCACGGACGCGACCTGCGCAAGCTCGATCCCAAGGCCGCACCGGTTTCGTATGCACTCGGCGTTTTGGGAATGCCGGGCCTCACCGCGTACTGCGCGCTGCTCGACATCGGCGCACCCCGACCGGGCGAAACCGTGGTCGTTTCGGCAGCCTCGGGCGCCGTCGGGTCGGTCGCCGGACAGATCGCAAAAATCAAAGGTTGCCGGGTCGTTGGGGTGGCGGGCAGCGACGAGAAGTGCGCGTACGTTATCGAAACGCTTGGATTCGACGCGTGCATCAACCGGCGCTCCGAGGAACTGCACGCGGCTCTAGGCCGCGCCTGTCCCGACGGCATCGACGTATATTTCGACAACACGGCCGGCGCAATTCTGGAGGCCGTACTGCGCCGCATCAACCTGCACGCGCGCATCGCGCTCGTTGGATTGATCGAACACTACAACGCGACCGCCGCGCCGAAAGGTCCGAATCTCTCGCCGCTGCTGGTCGCGCGCGCGAAGATCGAAGGCTTCCTCGTTGGGGATCATGCGGCGCACCACGATGCGTTCGCGCGCGACGTGGGCGGCTGGCTGCGCGAGGGCCGCATTCACTATAAAGAAGACACGGTCGAGGGGCTCGAGAACGCGCCGCGCGCGCTCGCGGGTATGCTCCGGGGTGAGAACTTCGGCAAACTGCTCGTGCGCGTGAGTGGCTAA
- a CDS encoding response regulator: MDSRGPRKKTYVIERLSVVVPYLTSILSSADLDVMRVTEYVDYSYMHRTAPDVVFADIDFFRNDAPSTIRKMRRQSPQSLICVYTSQMAASWAKLCHVAGANAVLTKLSTDSELLVAVRSTLAVGAYTDGRYLGDDGDAAATWR, translated from the coding sequence ATGGATAGCCGAGGCCCGCGTAAGAAAACCTATGTTATCGAGCGGCTTAGCGTTGTCGTGCCTTACCTCACGAGCATCTTATCGAGCGCGGATCTCGACGTGATGCGGGTGACCGAATACGTCGATTACTCGTACATGCATCGAACGGCGCCGGACGTGGTTTTTGCCGACATCGATTTTTTTCGCAACGACGCCCCCTCGACCATCCGCAAAATGCGGCGTCAGAGCCCGCAGAGCCTGATCTGCGTCTATACCTCACAGATGGCCGCCAGCTGGGCCAAACTCTGTCACGTGGCCGGGGCGAACGCCGTGCTGACGAAGCTCTCCACCGACTCGGAGCTGCTCGTCGCGGTTCGCAGCACGCTCGCCGTGGGAGCCTACACCGACGGACGATACCTCGGCGACGACGGGGACGCGGCGGCCACCTGGCGATAG
- a CDS encoding anti-sigma factor, with translation MNPHDHSLDDVAVFALGSLAAPQAQAMRAQIATCRECMAEYRALRPAADLVGLTAESAAQPSRLLKARLMKHVRTEAAPSAGAIAPSAATVRAVRPIVWPAYAVAAACLVIALLMGGINSSLTSSLKQSQNEVEATSARSSTLARAVESQKQTIADLINTGSQHFQVADGEVIRHGARLYIAMRDLPAPPKGKVYQAWTQKTGAKGMSPSVTFVPNRNGVAVVALPENGTQVAAVALSVEPEGGSKQPTSAPTFLVKLS, from the coding sequence ATGAACCCGCACGATCACTCGCTCGACGATGTCGCCGTCTTTGCTCTCGGCTCGCTTGCGGCGCCGCAAGCGCAAGCGATGCGCGCGCAGATCGCGACCTGCCGCGAGTGCATGGCGGAGTATCGCGCCTTGCGCCCGGCGGCCGATCTCGTCGGCTTAACCGCGGAGTCCGCGGCGCAGCCGAGCCGTCTGCTCAAAGCGCGCCTGATGAAGCACGTACGCACCGAAGCCGCTCCGAGTGCGGGCGCGATCGCGCCAAGCGCCGCGACCGTGCGGGCGGTGCGCCCGATCGTGTGGCCCGCCTATGCGGTCGCCGCCGCGTGTTTGGTTATCGCACTCCTCATGGGCGGCATCAATAGCTCGCTGACGTCGTCGCTCAAACAATCCCAAAACGAAGTCGAGGCGACGAGCGCGCGCTCCTCAACGCTCGCCCGCGCCGTCGAGTCGCAGAAGCAAACCATCGCCGATCTCATCAACACCGGCTCGCAGCACTTCCAGGTGGCCGATGGCGAAGTGATCCGGCACGGCGCGCGGCTGTACATCGCGATGCGCGACCTGCCGGCGCCGCCCAAGGGAAAAGTCTATCAGGCTTGGACGCAAAAGACCGGCGCGAAGGGGATGTCGCCATCCGTAACGTTCGTGCCGAATCGTAACGGCGTCGCCGTCGTCGCGCTTCCCGAAAACGGGACCCAAGTCGCGGCCGTCGCGTTGAGCGTCGAGCCCGAAGGCGGCAGCAAACAACCGACGAGCGCGCCGACCTTTCTCGTTAAGCTGAGCTAA
- a CDS encoding AI-2E family transporter, which translates to MPNPPRLYAWFTEARVTYWLKTLLLVIAAAYVLGGILTFLARIETIVVILIASIFFAYLLYPVIRALNRRLPLIGAILVVYGSLFVLFALAAFFIIPPLSTDISTIVQGYPRAIATAQNALRNPSTPYISHLPQWLRNTLANVPGELQAWVRVHGSDAAVGALTVLTGTLSAVAAMVIVPVLSAYLLMDSENLKRYSMGLIPQSKREKSLEVLSELEQVIGGFIRGQILVGASVGILITVMLMIMHVPYALLIGVGAAVLDVIPYVGAVAAFIPAVLLAAFTNGPINALIVAGLFIAIFQAEGNFIAPHIVSRTVSLSPLAVLLAILIGGDLMGVVGMFIAVPVAGILRVVAYHVIPPKASAEEAQPALTEAPREAPLDEPAPEAAVET; encoded by the coding sequence ATGCCGAACCCACCGCGCCTGTACGCCTGGTTCACTGAGGCCCGCGTCACCTACTGGCTCAAGACGCTTCTGCTGGTCATCGCGGCGGCGTACGTACTCGGCGGCATCCTCACGTTTCTGGCGCGCATCGAGACGATCGTCGTGATCCTGATCGCGTCGATCTTCTTTGCCTACCTGCTCTATCCCGTGATTCGAGCGTTGAATCGGCGATTGCCGCTGATCGGCGCGATCCTGGTCGTTTACGGTTCGCTCTTCGTGCTCTTCGCGTTGGCGGCGTTCTTCATCATCCCGCCGCTTTCGACCGACATCTCCACGATCGTCCAAGGGTACCCGCGCGCGATCGCGACCGCGCAAAATGCGCTACGCAACCCCTCGACGCCGTACATCTCACACCTGCCGCAGTGGCTGCGCAATACGCTGGCCAACGTCCCCGGAGAGCTGCAAGCCTGGGTGCGGGTGCACGGCTCGGACGCCGCGGTCGGGGCGCTCACCGTTTTGACCGGAACGTTGAGCGCCGTTGCAGCGATGGTTATCGTGCCGGTTCTCTCGGCATACTTGCTGATGGATTCGGAGAACCTCAAGCGGTATTCGATGGGATTGATTCCGCAATCCAAACGCGAAAAATCGCTCGAGGTACTCTCCGAACTCGAACAAGTTATCGGCGGATTTATCCGCGGACAAATCTTGGTCGGCGCGTCGGTCGGCATCCTCATCACCGTCATGCTGATGATCATGCACGTACCGTACGCGCTGCTTATCGGCGTGGGCGCCGCCGTGCTCGACGTCATTCCATACGTCGGCGCAGTGGCCGCATTCATTCCGGCCGTGCTGCTCGCCGCTTTCACCAACGGCCCCATCAACGCACTCATCGTTGCGGGGTTGTTCATCGCCATATTCCAGGCCGAGGGCAATTTTATTGCCCCGCACATCGTGAGCCGCACCGTTTCTTTGAGCCCGCTCGCCGTGCTGCTTGCGATTCTGATCGGCGGCGATTTGATGGGCGTGGTCGGCATGTTCATCGCCGTTCCGGTGGCGGGCATCTTGCGCGTCGTGGCCTATCACGTAATCCCGCCGAAGGCCAGCGCCGAAGAAGCGCAGCCCGCGCTGACGGAGGCCCCGCGCGAGGCGCCGCTCGACGAGCCGGCGCCCGAAGCCGCCGTCGAAACCTAA
- a CDS encoding DEAD/DEAH box helicase — MNSNDENVSAPSEQLASDGFGTLGLHPGLVSAAAALGYEEPTAIQREAIPPLLGGRDVLGQAATGTGKTAAFALPLLHRIGAAGEAARTVRGLILVPTRELAMQVAEAVHKYGRLLQVSVLPIYGGQSLSQQLRALRRGVDVVVATPGRALDHIRRGTLDLGTVEFLVLDEADEMLDMGFADELEAIVATLPAERQSALFSATLAPRIKSIAKRYLRDPVHVTIANETAAPGKKPRIREVAYVVQRAHKAAALARVIDMEAPTSAIVFCRTRTEVDELTETLGGRGYQAEAIHGGLSQEQRDRVLRRFREGISEILVATDVAARGLDIEHLSHVVNFDVPSSPDAYVHRIGRTGRAGKEGVAITLAEAREHRLLRNIEQHTKRKISIESVPTAHDLRARRLDLTRAALKEALDAGGLEKYRLVVESLAAEHDVLDLAAAAVKLADQVRDGGEKDDADIPTVATFLIPKERTKPAPNVRGAAQDVTKIYVGVGRNAGIRPADLVGAIANEARINSREIGAIDIADRFSLVEVPEASADRIIAALRGTTIRGKKISARRDRGK, encoded by the coding sequence GTGAATAGTAACGACGAGAATGTATCCGCACCTTCCGAGCAGCTAGCGAGCGACGGCTTCGGCACGCTCGGCCTCCACCCGGGACTCGTGAGTGCGGCCGCGGCGCTCGGCTACGAAGAGCCGACGGCGATCCAGCGGGAGGCTATTCCTCCGCTGCTCGGCGGACGCGACGTTCTCGGACAAGCCGCCACGGGAACCGGCAAAACGGCGGCGTTCGCGCTGCCGCTCCTGCATCGCATCGGCGCCGCGGGCGAAGCCGCACGCACCGTTCGCGGGCTCATCTTGGTCCCGACGCGCGAGCTTGCGATGCAGGTGGCCGAAGCCGTGCATAAATACGGGCGTCTGCTCCAGGTGAGCGTGCTGCCGATCTACGGCGGCCAATCGCTCTCGCAACAGCTGCGCGCGCTTCGCCGCGGCGTCGACGTGGTGGTCGCGACGCCGGGTCGCGCGCTCGATCACATTCGACGCGGCACGCTCGATTTGGGAACGGTCGAATTTCTCGTGCTCGACGAAGCCGACGAGATGCTCGACATGGGCTTTGCCGACGAACTCGAGGCGATCGTCGCAACGCTGCCGGCCGAGCGGCAAAGCGCGCTCTTCTCGGCGACGCTCGCGCCGCGCATCAAGTCGATTGCCAAACGCTACCTGCGCGATCCCGTACACGTGACCATCGCCAACGAAACGGCGGCTCCCGGAAAAAAACCGCGCATTCGCGAAGTCGCGTACGTCGTGCAGCGCGCGCACAAGGCCGCGGCACTCGCACGCGTGATCGATATGGAAGCGCCGACGTCGGCGATCGTTTTTTGCCGCACGCGCACCGAGGTCGACGAATTGACCGAAACGCTGGGCGGGCGCGGCTACCAGGCCGAGGCGATCCACGGCGGGCTCTCGCAGGAACAACGCGACCGCGTGCTGCGCCGTTTTCGCGAGGGCATCTCCGAGATTCTGGTGGCGACCGACGTCGCTGCGCGCGGGCTCGATATCGAACATCTCTCGCACGTCGTCAACTTCGACGTGCCCTCGTCTCCCGACGCCTACGTGCATCGCATCGGCCGCACGGGCCGGGCTGGCAAAGAGGGCGTTGCGATCACGCTCGCCGAGGCGCGCGAACATCGTCTCCTGCGCAATATCGAGCAGCACACCAAACGCAAGATCTCGATCGAGTCCGTGCCCACCGCGCACGACCTGCGCGCGCGGCGGCTCGATCTCACCCGGGCGGCCTTAAAAGAAGCGCTCGATGCCGGCGGCCTCGAGAAGTATCGGCTCGTGGTCGAGTCGCTGGCCGCCGAACACGACGTGCTCGATCTGGCCGCCGCGGCCGTCAAACTCGCCGATCAAGTACGCGACGGCGGTGAAAAGGACGATGCGGATATTCCGACGGTTGCGACGTTCTTGATTCCCAAAGAACGCACGAAGCCGGCGCCGAACGTGCGCGGCGCCGCGCAGGACGTCACGAAGATCTATGTAGGCGTGGGCCGCAACGCCGGCATTCGGCCAGCCGACCTGGTCGGTGCGATCGCCAACGAAGCGCGGATCAATTCGCGCGAGATCGGCGCGATCGATATCGCCGATCGCTTCTCGCTCGTCGAGGTGCCGGAGGCATCGGCCGACCGCATCATCGCGGCCCTGCGCGGAACCACGATTCGCGGCAAGAAAATCTCCGCCCGGCGCGATCGCGGAAAGTAG
- the ettA gene encoding energy-dependent translational throttle protein EttA codes for MSQYVYTMHRVSKTVPPKRQILKDISLSFFPGAKIGILGLNGSGKSSILRIMAGADTEFDGEAKALPNLSIGYLEQEPRLDPDKTVRETVEEALHELLSVRKRLDAVYAAYGEPDADFDAIAAEQAKLEAILFAHDGDNLEQQLEIAADALRLPPWDAKIGPLSGGEKRRVALCRLLLSKPDMLLLDEPTNHLDAESVEWLEQFLQRFPGTVVAVTHDRYFLDNAAEWILELDRGRGIPWKGNYSSWLDQKQERLAQEEATESARQKALKRELAWVRSGTKGQQAKNKSRIARFEELSSYDYQRQNETQEIFIPVAERLGDRVIDFTNVRKAYGDRLLMDDVNFRIPAGAIVGIIGPNGAGKSTLFRMITGKETPDAGEIHIGPSVKLAVVDQSRESLDNTKTVFDDVSGGLDLVMVGKFEMPSRAYLGRFNFKGGDQQKLVGTLSGGERGRLHLAKTLLTGANVLLLDEPSNDLDVETLRALEDALSEFAGTVLVVSHDRWFLDRIATHIIAFEGDSSVYFFEGNYHEYEANKKARLGEAAAAPHRIRYRPLTLG; via the coding sequence GTGTCGCAATACGTCTATACGATGCATCGGGTCAGCAAGACCGTGCCGCCGAAGCGTCAGATCCTCAAAGATATCTCGTTGAGTTTTTTCCCGGGCGCCAAGATCGGCATTCTCGGGCTCAACGGTTCCGGGAAATCGTCGATCCTGCGCATCATGGCGGGCGCCGACACGGAGTTCGACGGCGAGGCGAAGGCGCTGCCGAATCTATCGATCGGCTATTTGGAACAAGAGCCGCGGCTCGACCCCGACAAAACGGTCCGCGAAACCGTAGAAGAAGCGCTGCACGAATTACTCTCGGTGCGCAAGCGTCTCGATGCGGTCTACGCCGCCTACGGCGAGCCGGACGCCGATTTCGATGCGATTGCGGCCGAACAAGCGAAGCTCGAAGCGATCCTCTTCGCGCACGACGGCGACAACCTCGAGCAGCAACTCGAGATCGCGGCGGATGCCCTGCGGTTGCCCCCGTGGGACGCCAAGATCGGACCGCTCTCCGGCGGTGAAAAACGGCGCGTCGCGCTTTGCCGCCTGCTGCTCTCGAAACCCGATATGCTCTTGCTGGACGAACCGACGAACCATCTCGACGCCGAGAGTGTGGAATGGCTCGAGCAATTTTTGCAGCGCTTTCCCGGAACGGTCGTCGCGGTAACGCACGATCGTTACTTTCTCGATAACGCGGCCGAGTGGATATTGGAACTCGATCGCGGACGCGGCATTCCGTGGAAGGGCAACTACAGTTCGTGGCTGGATCAAAAACAAGAGCGGCTCGCGCAAGAAGAAGCGACCGAATCGGCGCGTCAGAAGGCGCTCAAGCGCGAACTTGCGTGGGTTCGCTCGGGCACGAAAGGGCAGCAGGCGAAGAACAAGAGCCGCATCGCGCGATTTGAAGAGCTCTCCAGCTACGACTATCAGCGTCAGAACGAGACGCAAGAGATCTTCATTCCGGTTGCCGAGCGCCTCGGCGATCGGGTGATCGATTTCACCAACGTGCGCAAGGCCTACGGCGACCGGCTGCTCATGGACGACGTGAATTTTCGCATCCCCGCCGGCGCGATCGTCGGGATCATCGGGCCTAACGGCGCGGGCAAATCGACGCTTTTCCGAATGATTACCGGCAAGGAAACGCCCGACGCCGGCGAGATTCACATCGGTCCGAGCGTCAAGCTCGCGGTCGTCGATCAGAGCCGCGAATCGCTGGACAACACGAAGACGGTATTCGACGACGTCAGCGGCGGCCTCGATCTCGTGATGGTCGGAAAATTCGAGATGCCGTCGCGCGCGTATCTGGGACGCTTCAACTTCAAAGGCGGCGATCAGCAGAAACTCGTCGGAACGTTATCGGGCGGCGAGCGCGGACGGCTGCACCTCGCGAAGACGCTGCTCACCGGCGCGAACGTCCTTCTGCTCGACGAACCCTCGAACGATCTCGACGTCGAAACGCTGCGCGCGCTCGAAGACGCGCTCAGCGAGTTCGCGGGGACGGTGCTGGTGGTCAGTCACGACCGGTGGTTCTTGGACCGCATCGCAACGCACATCATCGCGTTCGAGGGCGACTCGTCGGTCTATTTCTTCGAGGGCAACTATCACGAATACGAAGCGAACAAGAAAGCCCGTCTCGGCGAGGCCGCCGCCGCTCCCCACCGGATCCGTTACCGCCCGCTCACGCTGGGATAA